One Roseiconus lacunae genomic region harbors:
- a CDS encoding choice-of-anchor Q domain-containing protein → MTKQLPNSPSSRSRYSARLKNLATRRKRRPRRSARRQPYLEGLEKRHLLAAITVDTLTDTVDASDGVTSLREAILQSNSNGEDDTINLPSGTLTLSVAGSGENMGATGDLDVTETNSLTIIGSENTVIDAAGLADRVFDFHAGSQVSLSGLTIRGGVASDAGGMMASDVGDGGAIYNAGSLQIDQVTLTNNAAAGASGSGGAVMNTGVFVAANSSIVANVANRAGGGIEDASNQSVVLTNVALDNNNAGVGPAATAAPGNGGGLHVTGSASVTISGGTVSGNVAASEGGGLWNSSSGTMIVDGTQIEGNEAATGGGVFNDSGSGTPVRVFTTDLVALNDSGISGNGTVTVDQSSPMNPTITVSIDATGLVPNQPHIQHIHGRFISDLDDSGTVPGPFVGQGGSAIDSRIPSDEDDLNGDGFITVGEGLAAYGNVLLNLSDPQTTAPPEGESPLASFDLASFPTAPDGTIDFEMTYSFDLRDPNELRQFNNLLPMSLREIVLHGVNTDIDVDGDGSPDGYRVTGPAAAGQLVPVGGSLTINNSVIAENQAVGNGGGLLNESGMLTISQSTIRENVSGGDQAGTGGGGLANLAGTVHLSDTDLIANTATAGLGNGGGILNNDGGTLVVRGGNISSNEAARAGGGVENAGVASFESVRFEDNQTGINGGAFHTSGPWDATFVNSTVVSNTAGAEGGGLWNSASGTLVVAGSEVSGNIANGDDADQGGGGVFNDGGQVIIGTSLIDGNTATGASGSGGGILNLGGMLTVSNTTISSNTANRAGGGIESTDASETELVDSTLRLNVAGPAGTAAPGNGGGFHISGAGNASIIGGTVAENAAAAEGGGLWNGSGVMTVEGTTFELNTVTGMADDNGGGALFNNGGTLRVTDVTVMNNSATGTRGGGGGIMNVAEGTLEVAGSTFTSNVAAGTETGDGGGGILSTDGVVTVSDSNFTNNTALGTAGSGGAILARTGELNIVGSTIEGNQASRAGGGIEIGSVKLLLDDVTLGGTSSEDGNSVAGSSANPGNGGGLHVTFDSDVIISGGLIANNAAVEGGGLWNSATGTMSVDGTTIDANVATGDAADNGGGGVFNDGGELMIINSMITNNIANGTSGSGGGILNLGGSMEVKSSTIGGNTANRAGGGIEVTANSSTTLADIILGSDGNGIVGNSVRENAAPGNGGGLHISGNGVVTIHQSSVSDNAAIEGGGLWNSPSGTLTVSDTSIINNSAVRGGGLFSEVSTTGVTTVVQSTFTDNIADGDEATDGGGGIHNLGLMSVTGSSLTGNTALGTSGSGGGVANAGTLSITASDISANTANRAGGGIETLDGSVTSLIDTDLTENVAGPGAMAAPGNGGGLHISGAGNVSIIGGNISDNQAAREGGGLWNGSGVMTVIGSVISGNIASGDGADDGGGGLFNNGGMLSIVDAIVSDNVADGTSGSGGGILNLGGIVLTNDTIFEGNIANRAGGAIEVTAGSETEIRNSTLSGNVAGPSGSAAPGNGGALHISGDGRVSFSHSYALLNRAANEGGGLWNSGSGSLQVDASTLSQNDSPQGGGLFSDSGSGITTVTNSTIAANNASDAGGGIRVEGGHVNLTSVTIAHNDAMTGGGVSVASGGSLTATNTLIAENSADNAPDASGVLTSEGWNLVGDSSGASLSPEPTDRINVDAMLGMLAENGGATPTIALLEGSAALSAGNSAGLTIDQRGEARPQGNGVDIGAFESALMGDGGFNGGGETQIIIPDRLLGPLTIPGNNVPTAIIFQAEVDATITVRAIGSVSLAETVTIRNGSLQQVSTMTRGTATADIEEDGLYAIIFEPQSMDRLFVIQSNRGNNSVALSVATNIISQTDTDASGQTTPSDALRVINALAMQGEGEFAASRPFLDVNRDGQVSPLDALAVINQLAFQQAGSNDSLAESSTRSAAIDSVMQQGLDEDDDSAIDSLANVLF, encoded by the coding sequence CGATCACCGTTGATACGCTCACCGACACCGTCGATGCCTCCGATGGTGTCACCAGCCTGCGGGAAGCGATCCTACAATCCAATAGCAACGGGGAAGACGACACGATCAACCTGCCGTCCGGAACGTTGACGCTATCCGTTGCCGGCAGCGGTGAGAACATGGGGGCGACCGGCGACCTAGATGTGACGGAAACAAACTCACTGACAATTATTGGGTCGGAAAATACGGTGATCGATGCCGCTGGCTTAGCAGACCGCGTGTTCGATTTTCATGCGGGAAGTCAGGTCAGCCTTAGCGGATTGACGATCCGTGGTGGGGTCGCATCGGACGCCGGAGGAATGATGGCAAGTGACGTCGGTGACGGCGGTGCGATCTACAACGCAGGGTCATTACAAATCGACCAAGTTACTTTGACAAACAATGCCGCGGCCGGTGCGTCAGGCAGCGGCGGAGCGGTGATGAACACAGGTGTCTTCGTCGCGGCAAATTCTTCCATTGTTGCTAACGTTGCTAATCGAGCTGGTGGGGGAATCGAAGACGCTTCCAATCAATCAGTTGTTCTGACGAACGTCGCCTTGGACAACAACAACGCAGGTGTCGGTCCGGCAGCAACCGCGGCACCCGGTAACGGGGGTGGTTTGCATGTCACCGGAAGTGCAAGTGTGACGATCAGCGGTGGTACGGTTTCCGGAAACGTCGCCGCTTCCGAAGGCGGAGGACTTTGGAATTCAAGTTCCGGAACGATGATCGTCGACGGCACTCAAATCGAAGGCAACGAAGCGGCGACCGGGGGCGGTGTCTTTAACGACAGCGGTTCGGGAACCCCAGTGCGAGTCTTTACAACCGACTTAGTTGCGCTCAATGATTCAGGTATCTCCGGAAACGGGACGGTCACCGTCGATCAATCATCGCCGATGAACCCGACAATCACGGTCTCCATTGATGCCACCGGGCTCGTTCCCAATCAGCCGCACATTCAACATATTCACGGGCGATTCATTTCAGACCTTGATGATTCTGGTACCGTTCCGGGGCCTTTCGTAGGGCAAGGTGGATCGGCGATCGATTCTCGAATTCCGAGCGATGAAGATGATCTAAACGGCGACGGATTTATCACCGTCGGCGAAGGACTGGCGGCCTATGGCAACGTCCTGCTGAATCTTTCTGACCCGCAAACGACGGCGCCCCCCGAAGGTGAATCGCCGTTGGCAAGTTTTGATCTGGCTAGCTTTCCAACTGCCCCAGACGGAACCATCGACTTCGAGATGACCTATTCGTTCGACCTGCGTGATCCGAATGAACTGCGTCAGTTCAATAACCTATTACCGATGTCGCTTCGTGAAATCGTCCTCCATGGCGTCAACACCGACATCGATGTCGACGGCGATGGCTCACCTGATGGCTATCGGGTCACCGGGCCGGCAGCGGCCGGACAACTCGTTCCGGTTGGTGGCAGCCTAACTATCAATAACTCGGTGATTGCGGAGAACCAAGCGGTTGGAAATGGTGGCGGTCTTCTTAACGAAAGCGGCATGCTAACGATTTCGCAAAGCACGATTCGTGAAAACGTCAGCGGCGGAGACCAGGCTGGCACAGGCGGCGGGGGCTTGGCGAATCTAGCTGGTACGGTTCACCTAAGCGATACCGACCTGATCGCAAACACCGCCACCGCCGGACTTGGAAATGGCGGCGGCATCCTCAATAACGATGGCGGTACTCTCGTCGTGCGTGGAGGAAATATCTCATCGAACGAGGCCGCCCGTGCCGGTGGCGGTGTTGAGAACGCCGGTGTTGCGAGCTTTGAATCGGTTCGTTTCGAAGACAATCAAACCGGTATCAACGGCGGTGCGTTCCACACGTCGGGTCCGTGGGATGCAACCTTTGTCAACTCTACCGTTGTCTCCAACACTGCGGGTGCCGAAGGCGGCGGGCTTTGGAACAGTGCGTCGGGCACATTGGTTGTTGCCGGTTCCGAAGTATCGGGCAACATCGCCAACGGGGACGACGCAGACCAAGGTGGCGGCGGCGTTTTTAATGACGGCGGTCAAGTGATCATCGGCACAAGTCTGATCGATGGCAATACGGCGACCGGCGCTAGCGGATCCGGGGGTGGGATCTTAAATCTTGGTGGCATGCTCACCGTCTCGAACACCACAATTAGCTCCAACACGGCCAACCGTGCCGGTGGCGGAATTGAATCAACCGACGCGAGCGAAACAGAACTTGTTGACTCGACGCTTCGACTCAATGTCGCAGGACCAGCTGGAACCGCAGCACCAGGAAACGGCGGGGGTTTTCACATTAGTGGTGCCGGAAACGCATCAATCATTGGCGGAACCGTTGCTGAAAACGCCGCCGCCGCAGAAGGCGGCGGCTTGTGGAACGGATCCGGGGTAATGACGGTCGAGGGTACAACCTTTGAACTCAACACCGTCACTGGGATGGCAGATGATAACGGAGGCGGTGCGCTGTTCAACAACGGCGGCACGCTTCGAGTAACCGATGTGACGGTCATGAATAATTCGGCGACTGGGACGCGGGGCGGCGGTGGCGGGATCATGAACGTTGCCGAGGGAACATTGGAAGTTGCCGGAAGCACCTTCACCTCCAATGTTGCGGCCGGAACCGAAACGGGCGATGGCGGTGGTGGAATCCTCAGTACTGACGGCGTCGTCACGGTCTCCGATTCCAACTTCACCAACAACACAGCGCTCGGCACCGCAGGCAGCGGTGGGGCAATCCTCGCCCGTACTGGAGAACTCAACATTGTCGGCTCGACGATCGAAGGCAATCAAGCGAGTCGCGCCGGCGGCGGAATCGAAATCGGATCCGTCAAACTATTGCTCGACGACGTTACCCTCGGCGGCACAAGCAGCGAAGACGGAAACTCGGTCGCGGGAAGCTCAGCGAATCCGGGTAATGGTGGCGGACTACACGTCACGTTTGATTCGGATGTCATTATCAGCGGTGGGCTAATCGCCAACAACGCTGCCGTCGAAGGTGGTGGTCTTTGGAATTCAGCGACGGGAACGATGTCTGTCGACGGAACGACGATCGATGCCAATGTTGCCACCGGTGATGCAGCCGACAATGGTGGCGGCGGCGTATTCAACGACGGAGGCGAATTGATGATCATCAACTCGATGATTACTAACAATATCGCTAACGGAACGAGCGGGTCCGGTGGAGGCATCCTAAACCTCGGCGGGTCGATGGAGGTCAAATCATCAACAATCGGTGGCAACACGGCAAACCGCGCCGGCGGTGGTATTGAAGTCACCGCGAACAGCTCAACAACGCTTGCTGATATCATCCTCGGCAGTGACGGCAACGGGATCGTTGGCAATTCCGTACGAGAGAATGCGGCACCAGGCAACGGCGGCGGCTTACACATCAGTGGCAATGGTGTCGTAACCATCCATCAAAGTAGCGTTTCAGACAACGCCGCGATCGAAGGCGGCGGACTTTGGAATTCACCGTCGGGCACGTTGACGGTGTCTGATACGTCGATCATTAATAATAGTGCCGTTCGCGGCGGTGGACTTTTCAGCGAAGTTTCTACGACCGGCGTCACGACCGTTGTGCAGTCGACTTTCACTGACAATATCGCGGACGGAGACGAAGCGACCGATGGTGGTGGCGGAATCCATAACCTTGGTTTGATGAGCGTCACGGGATCGAGCCTGACCGGGAACACTGCCTTGGGGACGTCAGGCAGCGGCGGTGGAGTAGCCAACGCTGGGACGCTTTCGATCACAGCATCGGATATCTCTGCCAATACTGCCAATCGCGCCGGCGGCGGGATTGAAACGCTCGACGGATCGGTCACATCACTGATCGATACCGACTTGACGGAAAACGTTGCAGGCCCCGGAGCGATGGCCGCACCTGGGAATGGCGGCGGTCTACACATCAGCGGCGCCGGGAATGTCTCGATCATCGGAGGCAACATCAGCGACAATCAGGCCGCTCGCGAAGGAGGTGGCCTCTGGAATGGCTCGGGCGTGATGACAGTGATCGGATCAGTCATCTCGGGTAACATTGCCAGTGGTGACGGAGCCGACGATGGCGGCGGTGGACTGTTCAACAATGGTGGTATGCTTTCGATCGTCGATGCGATCGTCAGTGACAATGTCGCGGACGGAACGAGCGGTTCCGGCGGGGGAATTTTGAACCTCGGCGGCATCGTACTAACAAACGACACGATCTTCGAAGGGAACATCGCGAACCGGGCTGGCGGTGCGATCGAAGTCACGGCGGGATCGGAGACGGAGATTCGAAATTCGACTCTATCAGGCAATGTCGCTGGCCCGAGCGGAAGCGCCGCGCCGGGCAACGGTGGTGCGTTGCATATCTCCGGCGACGGACGCGTCTCGTTCAGTCATTCATATGCATTACTCAACCGTGCCGCCAACGAAGGTGGAGGTCTCTGGAATAGCGGGTCCGGATCATTACAGGTCGATGCTTCAACACTGAGTCAAAACGACTCCCCACAAGGAGGCGGCCTGTTCAGTGATTCCGGATCTGGAATCACAACGGTAACGAACTCTACCATCGCCGCAAACAATGCTTCCGATGCCGGCGGCGGAATTCGAGTCGAAGGCGGACACGTCAATCTCACGAGCGTCACCATCGCACACAATGACGCGATGACCGGCGGTGGAGTCTCGGTCGCATCCGGTGGTAGCCTGACCGCAACGAACACGCTTATCGCCGAAAACTCCGCTGACAACGCCCCCGATGCGTCCGGCGTTTTGACGAGCGAGGGTTGGAACTTGGTCGGTGATTCGTCTGGTGCGTCCCTGTCACCGGAGCCGACCGATCGGATCAATGTCGACGCGATGCTCGGCATGTTAGCCGAAAACGGTGGGGCAACACCGACGATTGCTCTGCTTGAAGGTAGCGCCGCGCTGTCAGCCGGGAACAGTGCCGGATTGACCATTGATCAACGTGGAGAAGCACGTCCACAAGGAAACGGGGTCGACATCGGTGCTTTCGAATCTGCCCTGATGGGTGATGGTGGGTTCAACGGTGGCGGTGAAACGCAAATCATTATCCCTGATCGCTTACTTGGGCCTTTGACGATTCCGGGGAACAATGTACCGACAGCAATCATCTTTCAAGCCGAAGTCGATGCGACCATCACCGTGCGCGCGATCGGATCAGTTAGCCTTGCCGAAACAGTGACGATTCGAAATGGCAGCCTGCAGCAAGTCAGTACGATGACCAGAGGGACGGCCACGGCGGACATCGAAGAGGACGGCCTGTACGCAATCATCTTCGAGCCGCAATCGATGGATCGCCTGTTTGTGATCCAGTCCAACCGAGGTAACAACTCAGTCGCCTTGTCGGTGGCAACGAATATCATTTCGCAAACCGACACCGATGCCAGTGGGCAGACAACCCCGTCGGACGCCCTCAGGGTGATCAACGCGTTGGCAATGCAGGGTGAAGGTGAATTCGCGGCGTCAAGACCGTTCCTGGATGTCAACCGCGATGGACAGGTTTCGCCATTAGATGCTTTGGCGGTTATCAATCAACTTGCGTTTCAACAGGCCGGTTCCAACGACAGCTTAGCGGAGTCCTCGACACGTAGCGCCGCGATTGATTCGGTGATGCAACAAGGGCTTGATGAAGACGACGACTCTGCCATCGATTCGCTCGCCAACGTCTTGTTCTAA
- a CDS encoding class I SAM-dependent methyltransferase — protein sequence MKIRQSGMPEESMWREFFEPQTTLTRLGLNRQCVDVAEFGCGYGTFTIPAARIISGRVKAFDIDPIMIEATRSKTMAVGIDNVDVKLCDFVGNGTGLADESIDYVMLFNILHGEDPHELLDEAHRILRPNGIAGILHWNYDPATPRGPDMMIRPKPEQCRAWAIESQFHTDALSPIIIPPYHYGWMMKKPKR from the coding sequence GTGAAGATACGGCAAAGCGGAATGCCAGAGGAGTCAATGTGGCGCGAGTTCTTCGAACCACAAACCACACTCACACGTCTCGGACTCAACCGTCAATGTGTCGACGTCGCCGAGTTTGGTTGTGGCTACGGAACATTTACTATTCCCGCGGCACGAATTATCAGTGGGCGGGTAAAAGCGTTCGACATCGACCCGATAATGATTGAAGCAACCCGATCGAAAACCATGGCAGTAGGCATCGACAACGTCGACGTCAAGCTCTGTGATTTCGTTGGCAACGGCACCGGACTGGCGGATGAGAGTATCGATTATGTAATGCTATTCAACATCCTCCATGGCGAAGATCCGCATGAGCTTCTAGACGAAGCCCACCGAATCCTCCGTCCCAACGGCATCGCCGGAATTCTGCACTGGAATTATGATCCGGCGACGCCACGTGGGCCGGACATGATGATTCGGCCCAAACCAGAACAATGCCGTGCCTGGGCGATCGAATCGCAATTCCATACGGACGCATTGTCACCGATCATCATCCCGCCATATCACTACGGGTGGATGATGAAAAAACCGAAACGATAA
- a CDS encoding HAD family hydrolase: protein MKRHLLFLAPVFFVLSVVNVKADDPLPSWNDSRVKQEIIAFVTKVTDPNSPDFVSQPERIATFDNDGCLWSEKPVYFQLLFAIDRVKTLAVDHPEWKTQEPFASVLKDDLKAVAASGEKGLMQLIAATHAGMTIEQFSTTVGDWLESTKHPTTGKRFNEMVYQPMLELLEYLRDNGFKTFIVSGGGIEFMRPWAENTYGIPPEQVVGSSLKMKYEVRDGVPVLVKLPEVDLIDDKVGKPVGIQSHIGRRPIFAAGNSDGDFQMLEWTTSGQGPRFGLVVHHTDAQREWAYDRDSAVGKLDRALDAAPERGWHVINMKNDWAKIYP from the coding sequence GTGAAACGCCATTTGCTTTTTCTTGCTCCTGTATTTTTCGTCCTCAGCGTTGTCAACGTCAAAGCCGACGATCCGCTGCCTTCGTGGAATGATTCACGAGTGAAGCAAGAAATCATCGCGTTCGTGACGAAGGTGACCGACCCGAATTCACCCGACTTTGTTTCCCAACCAGAGCGAATCGCAACGTTCGACAATGATGGATGTCTATGGAGCGAGAAACCGGTCTACTTTCAACTCCTCTTTGCAATCGATCGAGTCAAAACTCTGGCGGTGGATCATCCGGAATGGAAAACGCAGGAGCCATTCGCGTCGGTTTTGAAAGATGATCTGAAGGCAGTGGCAGCGTCGGGTGAAAAGGGGTTGATGCAACTGATCGCAGCGACGCATGCGGGAATGACGATCGAGCAATTTTCCACGACGGTTGGCGATTGGTTGGAATCGACAAAGCATCCCACCACGGGGAAACGCTTCAACGAAATGGTTTATCAGCCAATGCTCGAGCTGCTCGAATACTTGCGCGACAACGGCTTTAAAACGTTTATTGTTTCCGGTGGCGGGATTGAGTTCATGCGCCCTTGGGCAGAGAACACCTATGGTATTCCGCCCGAGCAAGTTGTCGGTAGCAGCCTGAAGATGAAGTACGAGGTACGCGACGGTGTGCCCGTTTTGGTCAAGCTCCCCGAAGTCGATCTGATCGATGACAAGGTTGGCAAGCCGGTTGGAATTCAAAGCCATATCGGTCGCCGTCCGATTTTCGCTGCCGGCAATTCTGATGGCGATTTCCAAATGCTCGAATGGACCACCAGTGGTCAAGGGCCTCGGTTCGGTCTAGTAGTTCACCATACCGATGCACAACGTGAGTGGGCATACGATCGCGATTCGGCGGTCGGGAAGCTTGATCGGGCACTCGACGCGGCCCCCGAACGTGGTTGGCACGTTATCAATATGAAAAACGATTGGGCAAAGATCTATCCATAA
- a CDS encoding arylsulfatase, translating into MVLKRLCALTAVLAMAISSLASAQEKPNILVIWGDDIGTWNISHNNRGMMGYRTPNIDRIAKEGISFTDYYGQQSCTAGRAAFLGGNVPVRTGMTKVGMPGAEQGWQKSDVTFATVLKAQGYATGQFGKNHQGDRDEHLPTMHGFDEFMGNLYHLNAEEEPENRDYPGDMVLANGKTFREQFGPRGVIKSKADGKGGQTIEDTGALTKKRMETIDEETLAAAKDFIKRKNEGGGPWMCWWNATRMHFRTHVKEEHKNLAGKNSNEYHDGMAEHDMHVGELLKLLDEMGLAENTIVLYSTDNGPHYNTWPDAGTTPFRNEKNSNWEGAFRVPAFVRWPKKFPAGVVSNGIVSHEDWLPTFAAAAGAPDIKDQLRKGVELNGRQYKNYIDGYDMLDYFSKAGSFKTILEDQQACPRKEFIYVTDGGEVCAVRVGDWKAIYLENRAEQLQIWREPFVKLRMPLVFNLRRDPFEKSQHNSNTYHDWFIDRAYILGPMQVVASKFLMTLKDFPPSQTPGDWSLSTLEAQIKSMTVGGK; encoded by the coding sequence ATGGTTTTGAAACGTTTGTGTGCGCTCACCGCCGTTCTGGCGATGGCGATTTCTAGTCTCGCTTCGGCTCAAGAAAAACCGAACATTTTGGTTATCTGGGGCGACGACATTGGGACGTGGAACATCAGCCACAACAACCGTGGCATGATGGGGTACCGAACGCCCAACATCGATCGTATCGCAAAGGAAGGTATCTCGTTTACCGATTATTACGGTCAACAGAGTTGCACCGCGGGTCGCGCCGCGTTCCTGGGCGGCAACGTTCCCGTGCGAACGGGAATGACAAAGGTCGGAATGCCGGGTGCCGAACAGGGATGGCAAAAGTCTGATGTAACGTTTGCGACTGTCTTGAAAGCTCAAGGCTACGCGACCGGTCAGTTCGGAAAGAACCACCAAGGCGACCGTGATGAACACCTCCCCACCATGCACGGCTTTGATGAGTTCATGGGGAATCTCTATCACCTCAACGCCGAAGAAGAACCCGAGAACCGCGATTACCCCGGCGACATGGTGTTGGCAAACGGGAAAACGTTTCGCGAGCAGTTCGGTCCTCGGGGCGTTATCAAGAGCAAAGCGGATGGCAAAGGTGGTCAAACCATCGAAGACACCGGTGCTTTGACAAAGAAGCGGATGGAAACGATTGATGAGGAAACGTTGGCCGCAGCCAAAGACTTCATCAAGCGAAAGAACGAAGGTGGGGGGCCATGGATGTGCTGGTGGAACGCCACACGAATGCACTTCCGTACGCATGTGAAAGAAGAGCACAAAAACCTTGCCGGTAAGAACTCAAATGAGTACCACGACGGCATGGCCGAGCACGACATGCATGTCGGCGAACTGCTCAAGTTGCTTGATGAAATGGGATTGGCTGAGAACACCATCGTCCTCTACTCGACCGACAACGGGCCACACTACAACACTTGGCCGGATGCAGGCACGACTCCATTCCGGAACGAGAAAAACTCCAATTGGGAAGGCGCTTTCCGGGTCCCGGCGTTCGTCCGTTGGCCGAAGAAGTTTCCCGCCGGCGTCGTTTCCAACGGCATCGTATCGCACGAGGATTGGTTGCCAACGTTCGCAGCCGCAGCCGGCGCGCCCGATATCAAGGACCAGCTGCGAAAAGGCGTCGAACTCAATGGTCGTCAGTACAAGAATTACATCGACGGCTACGACATGCTCGACTACTTCAGCAAAGCAGGGTCCTTCAAAACCATCCTTGAAGATCAGCAAGCCTGTCCGCGTAAAGAGTTCATCTACGTCACCGATGGCGGCGAAGTTTGTGCGGTTCGCGTCGGCGATTGGAAGGCGATTTACCTTGAAAACCGGGCGGAGCAACTTCAGATTTGGCGAGAACCGTTCGTCAAACTTCGTATGCCGCTTGTGTTCAATTTGCGACGAGATCCGTTTGAGAAGTCACAGCACAACTCGAACACGTATCATGATTGGTTTATCGATCGTGCCTACATCCTGGGGCCAATGCAGGTCGTCGCGAGTAAGTTCCTGATGACACTAAAAGATTTCCCGCCAAGTCAAACACCTGGTGACTGGAGCCTCTCGACGTTAGAAGCTCAGATTAAAAGCATGACGGTGGGCGGCAAGTAA
- a CDS encoding carbohydrate porin — translation MTCKLVLARQAAAMIALLGSLSLIGACSSALAQSIDCAGWGDSPLCDGAAVSCNQHGCDASGCDAFGCQDLGWYGSLKAGLADNGITLSNNLTQYYFGTVSGGREQTGRYGGHGDYVANIDLGKMGIQEGLFVKIRAEHRFGESIGEAAGVLLPPTLATELPVADSRDLYLTNVLFTQFLSESFGIYAGKLDTLDGDANAYASGRGITQFSNVAFIANPIALRTIPYASLGCGFVIVSDGEPLLNFLVMNPTDTANSDGFDELFADGVALSTELRFPTRFGGKPGHQLFAGTWSSRDYVSLGQDPRVILPNIPITQADGSWSLYWNMDQALWVDPCHSDRHWGFFARAGLADDSANPINYLLSVGLGGASPVREGDSFGVGYYYSGTSDEVGPILAAVAGPIDDSQGVEMYYRSQITRSISVTPDFQWIDQARQNLDDVYLLGVRMNVQF, via the coding sequence ATGACTTGCAAGTTGGTGTTGGCGAGGCAAGCTGCTGCGATGATTGCTTTGCTCGGATCGCTTTCACTTATCGGTGCGTGCTCGTCCGCTTTGGCTCAATCAATCGATTGTGCCGGCTGGGGTGATTCACCGTTATGTGACGGCGCGGCGGTATCTTGTAACCAGCATGGTTGTGATGCGTCTGGCTGCGACGCTTTCGGGTGTCAGGATTTGGGATGGTACGGTTCGTTAAAAGCTGGCCTCGCCGACAATGGGATCACGTTGTCGAACAACCTAACACAATACTATTTCGGCACCGTCAGTGGCGGGAGAGAGCAGACCGGTCGCTACGGAGGCCACGGCGACTATGTTGCCAATATTGACCTCGGAAAGATGGGCATCCAGGAAGGACTGTTCGTCAAGATCCGAGCCGAACATCGATTCGGTGAATCAATTGGTGAAGCCGCTGGTGTGTTGCTCCCACCCACACTCGCGACAGAGCTACCGGTTGCCGATAGCCGCGATCTCTACTTAACCAACGTGCTTTTCACCCAGTTTTTGTCTGAAAGCTTTGGGATTTACGCGGGAAAGCTAGACACGCTTGATGGAGATGCGAATGCCTATGCGAGTGGTCGAGGAATCACTCAATTCTCCAACGTCGCATTCATCGCGAACCCGATCGCTCTGCGAACGATTCCCTACGCGTCATTGGGATGCGGGTTTGTCATCGTTTCTGACGGCGAGCCCCTGCTGAATTTTTTGGTCATGAACCCAACGGACACGGCCAACTCCGACGGATTCGACGAGCTATTTGCTGATGGCGTCGCGCTCTCAACCGAGTTGCGATTTCCGACTCGATTCGGAGGCAAGCCTGGACACCAGTTATTCGCGGGGACATGGAGTAGCCGCGACTATGTTTCGCTGGGGCAAGATCCACGTGTGATTCTTCCAAACATTCCCATCACGCAGGCAGACGGGTCATGGTCACTGTATTGGAACATGGACCAAGCGTTGTGGGTCGATCCGTGTCACTCGGATCGTCACTGGGGCTTCTTCGCGAGAGCCGGGCTAGCCGACGACTCGGCTAATCCTATCAACTATCTGTTAAGCGTCGGTTTAGGGGGCGCAAGTCCCGTTCGCGAAGGCGATTCCTTTGGTGTCGGCTACTACTACAGCGGAACGAGTGATGAGGTTGGTCCGATCCTGGCAGCCGTCGCAGGTCCGATTGATGACAGTCAGGGGGTGGAGATGTACTATCGTTCACAGATAACGAGGTCAATTTCAGTCACCCCCGACTTTCAATGGATTGATCAAGCACGTCAGAATCTTGATGATGTCTATTTATTGGGTGTGCGTATGAACGTGCAGTTTTAA